One stretch of Pradoshia sp. D12 DNA includes these proteins:
- a CDS encoding phasin family protein gives MIRDIINKTFSMGIGAAVTSKEQIEKLVDELVKKGEVTQAESKSMVEDLVKKGNEARTEFEQQINLKVKQRLAEMDLATKEDIARLENRIALLEEKNQ, from the coding sequence ATGATTAGGGACATTATAAACAAAACGTTTTCTATGGGAATTGGAGCAGCTGTAACAAGCAAGGAACAAATTGAAAAATTAGTGGATGAATTGGTGAAAAAGGGTGAAGTAACTCAGGCAGAATCTAAATCAATGGTGGAAGATCTAGTGAAAAAGGGTAATGAAGCCCGGACAGAATTTGAACAACAAATTAATTTAAAGGTTAAGCAACGTCTGGCAGAAATGGATCTTGCCACAAAAGAAGACATTGCACGATTGGAAAATCGAATTGCTTTGTTAGAGGAGAAAAATCAATAA
- a CDS encoding ABC1 kinase family protein, with translation MLEKRIRHFNRYQDIIRAMIHNGFGSIAKELGLSDMLPFGGQWTFEGKEVKNRPAAERIRAILEELGPTFVKLGQMLSTRPDIVPPSVILELEKLQNHVPAFSPEEVKKIIESNLEATIDELFSDFTEEALAAASIGQVHKAVLHTGEEVAVKVQRPNIQGNIETDLEILHNIARLAEKRFSWARDYGISDIVDEFSQSLHQELDYGIEGRNSEKIANQFIDNDIIKIPSIYWDYSTKRVLTMEYVEGIKINEIEMLDELGFDRQLISERFTDAMMNQILINGLFHADPHPGNVLIQPGNRIVLIDFGNIGHLDTRIKYAFATLIIALKRGNTDSVMRAILKLGFTPDDINYDKLRSDVEEIIDKYYGHPLNTLNMSEAVNDFFTLTYLHHIRIPSDLTMLGKTFLAVEGVVETLNPEFNIIDVIEPFGEKLIKERLKPKNLADSLWNKVVEYSDILDEMPRNINELMNKLKEGKFRVQIEVPQLDVFLGKMDKVGNQLSYAIILLSFSIIMAGLIIGSSSRGSGSILWQVPIIEIGSIIATLMVLYLLYSIFKSGKF, from the coding sequence ATGCTTGAAAAGAGAATACGTCACTTTAATCGGTACCAGGATATCATCCGTGCAATGATTCATAATGGATTTGGATCCATTGCCAAAGAACTGGGATTATCCGATATGCTACCGTTTGGAGGGCAGTGGACGTTTGAAGGCAAGGAGGTTAAAAATCGGCCGGCTGCCGAGCGGATTCGTGCCATTCTTGAGGAATTGGGCCCGACTTTTGTAAAGCTTGGGCAGATGCTGAGTACAAGACCTGATATCGTTCCTCCTTCCGTTATTTTGGAATTGGAAAAGCTGCAGAATCATGTGCCTGCCTTCTCCCCTGAAGAAGTCAAAAAGATTATCGAATCGAATCTGGAAGCAACAATTGATGAACTGTTTTCCGACTTTACAGAAGAAGCATTGGCTGCGGCTTCTATTGGTCAAGTACATAAGGCTGTTCTTCATACAGGGGAAGAGGTCGCTGTAAAGGTGCAACGCCCTAATATCCAGGGTAATATTGAGACAGATCTAGAAATCTTGCATAATATTGCTAGATTGGCAGAAAAGCGATTCAGCTGGGCTAGAGATTATGGCATAAGTGATATAGTGGATGAATTTTCTCAATCCTTACATCAGGAACTGGATTATGGAATTGAGGGAAGAAATTCCGAAAAAATAGCTAATCAATTTATCGATAATGACATAATTAAGATACCATCTATTTATTGGGACTACTCTACTAAGCGAGTATTAACGATGGAATATGTAGAAGGTATTAAAATAAATGAAATCGAAATGCTAGATGAACTTGGGTTTGACAGGCAACTAATCAGTGAGCGCTTTACGGATGCGATGATGAATCAAATCTTAATCAACGGTCTGTTTCATGCAGATCCACATCCAGGCAATGTCCTGATTCAACCTGGAAATCGAATTGTTTTGATTGATTTCGGTAATATTGGACACCTGGATACACGGATAAAGTATGCATTTGCAACATTGATTATTGCCTTAAAACGAGGTAATACGGATAGTGTCATGCGTGCAATCCTGAAGCTGGGCTTCACACCTGATGATATCAATTATGATAAACTGCGATCTGATGTAGAAGAAATTATCGATAAGTATTATGGTCATCCTTTAAATACTTTAAATATGAGTGAAGCAGTGAATGACTTCTTTACATTAACCTACTTACATCATATCCGTATCCCATCTGATTTGACTATGCTGGGTAAAACCTTCCTTGCAGTGGAAGGTGTTGTAGAAACATTGAATCCGGAATTCAATATTATTGATGTAATTGAGCCGTTTGGGGAGAAGTTGATTAAAGAAAGACTGAAGCCTAAAAACCTGGCGGACTCCTTGTGGAACAAAGTAGTGGAATACTCGGATATCCTGGACGAAATGCCTCGCAATATAAATGAATTGATGAATAAGCTGAAAGAAGGTAAATTTCGTGTACAAATAGAAGTGCCGCAACTAGATGTGTTCCTTGGTAAAATGGATAAGGTCGGGAACCAGCTTTCCTATGCGATTATTCTCTTGTCCTTTAGTATTATTATGGCAGGCTTGATTATAGGATCATCATCTAGAGGGAGCGGTTCTATATTATGGCAAGTGCCTATTATTGAAATTGGATCGATTATCGCCACCTTAATGGTACTGTATTTACTTTATTCAATTTTTAAATCGGGCAAATTTTGA
- the ybaK gene encoding Cys-tRNA(Pro) deacylase translates to MGNVKTNALRLLDQKEIEYEIFQYENRDGKIDGISVAEKIGQDYRLVYKTLVTISGTGSVYVFVIPVDSELDLKKAAKVSGEKKVEMLPMKDIQKYTGYIRGGCSPVGMKKQYKTYIDVSAEIQEKIIVSAGKIGVQMKVKVADLLTSVVDGDFADVIHG, encoded by the coding sequence GTGGGAAACGTAAAGACGAATGCACTGCGCCTTTTAGATCAAAAAGAAATTGAGTATGAAATATTTCAATACGAAAATCGCGATGGGAAAATTGATGGTATTTCCGTTGCAGAGAAGATAGGCCAGGATTATCGTCTTGTCTATAAGACTCTCGTTACCATTTCAGGGACTGGCTCTGTTTATGTATTTGTGATTCCTGTAGATTCAGAGCTAGATTTGAAAAAAGCAGCTAAAGTTTCTGGTGAAAAGAAAGTTGAAATGCTGCCTATGAAAGACATACAAAAATATACGGGGTATATCCGCGGTGGCTGTTCACCGGTTGGGATGAAAAAGCAGTATAAAACATACATAGATGTATCAGCTGAAATTCAGGAAAAAATTATAGTCAGTGCAGGAAAAATAGGAGTGCAAATGAAAGTAAAGGTTGCTGATTTACTTACATCAGTAGTAGATGGCGATTTTGCTGACGTTATACATGGGTGA
- the megL gene encoding methionine gamma-lyase translates to MNKKYTHFETAAIHAGYESNEHQGSLSMPIYQTSTFTFESAEQGEQRFAGTDNGFIYSRLGNPTVRSLEEKIAVLEGAEEGIAFGSGMAAVSAVLMELTKANDHILCSLGIYGCTFDLLVMMKEKYNIHHDFSPMETEEQIQELIKPETTCIFVETPINPTMRVIDLEMVARVAKRNGIPVIVDNTFPSPYLQQPLQLGCDIVVHSATKYICGHGDVVAGLAAGSREFISRVRKTMLKDVGGIMAPFDAWLLLRGIKTLPIRMDRHSENAQKIYEKLKEHPKVERIYYPGDKQNVGYEAAMKQMRQPGGIIAFEIKGSKEDAQAFLNRMKLIKIAVSLGDVETLICHPASMTHAIIPESERLEMGVTDQLLRVSVGLENWQDLWGDIKQALGND, encoded by the coding sequence ATGAATAAGAAATATACCCACTTTGAAACTGCAGCTATCCATGCCGGATATGAATCAAACGAACATCAAGGAAGCCTTTCTATGCCAATCTATCAAACTTCCACCTTTACATTTGAATCTGCTGAACAGGGGGAACAGCGATTTGCCGGTACAGATAATGGATTTATCTATTCGAGATTAGGCAATCCAACCGTACGCTCATTAGAAGAGAAGATAGCAGTATTGGAAGGAGCTGAGGAAGGAATTGCATTTGGGTCTGGTATGGCTGCTGTATCAGCTGTTTTAATGGAACTTACCAAGGCAAATGACCATATTCTATGCTCACTCGGTATTTATGGTTGTACATTCGATTTATTAGTCATGATGAAAGAGAAGTATAACATCCATCATGACTTTAGTCCGATGGAAACAGAGGAACAAATACAGGAGTTAATTAAACCTGAAACAACGTGTATATTTGTTGAAACGCCAATAAACCCAACTATGAGAGTCATTGACTTGGAAATGGTGGCACGGGTGGCTAAAAGAAATGGGATCCCCGTCATTGTGGACAATACATTTCCTTCGCCATACTTGCAACAGCCCCTTCAGCTGGGATGTGACATAGTTGTACACAGTGCAACAAAATATATTTGCGGACATGGGGATGTTGTAGCGGGCTTGGCTGCGGGTTCCCGTGAATTCATATCACGAGTTAGAAAAACAATGTTAAAGGACGTCGGGGGAATTATGGCGCCTTTTGATGCATGGCTATTGTTAAGGGGAATCAAAACCTTGCCAATTCGGATGGACCGTCATAGCGAAAATGCTCAAAAAATTTATGAGAAGCTTAAAGAACATCCAAAAGTTGAGCGGATTTATTATCCTGGAGATAAGCAAAACGTTGGATATGAGGCAGCTATGAAACAAATGCGTCAGCCAGGAGGGATTATCGCTTTCGAAATAAAAGGCAGTAAAGAGGATGCACAAGCCTTCCTTAACAGGATGAAGCTTATTAAAATTGCAGTCAGCTTAGGTGATGTTGAAACATTGATTTGTCACCCGGCTTCAATGACTCATGCTATTATTCCGGAATCTGAACGATTGGAAATGGGTGTTACAGACCAATTGCTGCGTGTATCCGTTGGATTGGAAAACTGGCAAGATCTATGGGGGGATATAAAACAAGCGCTGGGAAATGATTAG
- a CDS encoding amidohydrolase yields MKTKLRQLEPYIHSIFEYLHSHPEISWKEHETAAFIEKRLIEEGVKCNAFPSFPGLAAEIGSGKPVIALRADMDALWQECDGTFRANHSCGHDAHMSIVLGVALMLKELTETEKEKGTVRFIFQPAEETGEGAKAVTNLGIVDDVDYLYGLHLRPIEELPLGMAAPAINHGATYHLSGKIIGEDAHGARPHLGTSSIDVLIMMHQLLQQIKLSPMKPHSIKITRFETGNENLNVIPGTALFGIDARAQSNEDLNIIKEQIKQTFAQLESIFRIHIQLEPYPDTPASIISAKAAQFMEKAILDTMGHKALSPTVLTPGSDDFHFYTKLRPSIKATMLALGADLTPGLHHPNMTFDRSCIIEGIEILTRAILHTLKAESL; encoded by the coding sequence TTGAAGACAAAACTTAGGCAACTTGAACCCTATATACATTCCATTTTTGAATATTTACACTCACATCCTGAGATAAGCTGGAAAGAGCATGAAACTGCAGCCTTTATTGAAAAGCGATTAATCGAAGAAGGGGTTAAGTGTAACGCTTTCCCCTCATTTCCCGGTTTAGCTGCTGAAATAGGCTCCGGCAAGCCAGTCATTGCTTTACGAGCGGATATGGATGCCCTTTGGCAGGAATGTGATGGAACCTTTAGAGCTAATCATTCATGCGGACATGATGCGCACATGTCAATCGTTTTGGGTGTAGCCTTGATGCTCAAAGAATTGACTGAGACTGAAAAAGAAAAAGGAACAGTTCGATTTATCTTTCAGCCGGCAGAAGAAACGGGTGAAGGTGCCAAGGCTGTAACGAATCTTGGAATTGTAGATGACGTTGATTATTTATACGGTCTCCATCTTCGTCCAATAGAAGAGCTGCCTCTTGGCATGGCAGCTCCTGCGATCAATCATGGGGCAACCTACCATCTTTCAGGAAAAATCATTGGAGAAGATGCACATGGAGCGCGGCCTCACTTAGGGACAAGTTCAATAGATGTCCTAATTATGATGCATCAGCTGCTTCAACAAATTAAACTGTCGCCGATGAAACCACATTCCATCAAAATCACCAGATTCGAAACAGGTAATGAAAATTTAAATGTTATACCAGGTACTGCTTTGTTTGGAATTGATGCCAGGGCTCAATCAAATGAAGACCTGAACATCATTAAAGAGCAAATAAAGCAAACCTTTGCTCAATTAGAATCAATCTTCCGCATTCATATCCAACTAGAACCATATCCAGATACACCGGCTTCCATCATCTCCGCCAAGGCGGCTCAGTTTATGGAAAAAGCTATTTTGGATACAATGGGGCATAAAGCATTAAGCCCTACAGTGTTAACTCCCGGAAGTGACGATTTTCACTTTTATACGAAACTTCGCCCTTCCATAAAAGCAACCATGCTGGCACTTGGTGCTGATTTAACTCCCGGACTTCATCACCCAAATATGACATTTGATCGTTCCTGTATAATAGAAGGCATCGAAATCCTAACAAGAGCTATTCTCCATACGTTAAAGGCTGAATCTCTATAA
- a CDS encoding beta-class carbonic anhydrase, whose amino-acid sequence MNTLDEILAYNREFVNKEEYLPYETTKFPDKKMVIVSCMDTRLVELLPKAMNIANGDVKIIKTAGAIVNHPFGGVMRSIIVAIHALGAREVFIVGHEDCGMAAMDPNQLIGQMTDNGVPNETFSTLEHVGIDVKQWVKGFSNVHESVTESVNLVKNHPLMPAYIPVTGMVIHPSTGELSVVVNGYEKVKSE is encoded by the coding sequence ATGAATACATTAGATGAAATTCTTGCTTATAATCGTGAATTTGTAAACAAGGAAGAATACTTGCCATATGAGACCACTAAATTTCCCGATAAAAAAATGGTTATAGTAAGCTGTATGGACACCAGGCTGGTTGAGTTGTTACCAAAGGCCATGAATATTGCTAACGGAGATGTCAAAATTATAAAGACTGCCGGGGCAATCGTAAATCATCCATTTGGCGGTGTGATGCGTTCCATCATTGTGGCAATTCATGCATTGGGAGCAAGAGAAGTATTTATTGTAGGCCATGAGGATTGCGGTATGGCTGCCATGGATCCAAATCAATTGATTGGACAAATGACTGATAATGGAGTACCTAATGAGACCTTTTCTACTTTGGAGCATGTAGGAATAGATGTGAAGCAGTGGGTTAAGGGCTTCTCTAATGTCCATGAAAGCGTAACGGAAAGTGTTAATCTGGTTAAGAATCATCCGTTAATGCCTGCATATATACCAGTAACGGGAATGGTTATTCATCCATCGACCGGGGAATTATCTGTTGTCGTCAATGGATATGAAAAAGTGAAATCGGAATAA
- the menC gene encoding o-succinylbenzoate synthase: protein MSINIKEITLHYISMELKNSFTTSFGSLKDREMIIIEMVDCDGMVGWGECVAFREPWYTEETLQTAAHIMKDFLIPKLIQQPIYHPDELQHLFSPVRKNPMAKSALEGAIWDLYAKKNNKSLSRALGGTKNEIETGVSIGLQTSDEHLFRLIDHSLEQGYKRIKLKIKPGQDISLIRTVRRRYPHLPIMADANSAYCLADMDLLKALDEFDLMMIEQPLRFDDFYEHAILQQHITTPVCLDESIQSFENAKQAIALGSCKVINLKIGRVGGLSEAIKILHLCEANNISVWCGGMLESGISRAHTIALASMPQVNLPGDISSSSHYWEQDITSPSVIVENGVIQVPEQAGMGFEVNRKWLAHYSTHKESFTSK, encoded by the coding sequence ATTTCTATCAATATTAAAGAGATTACTCTCCACTATATTTCAATGGAACTAAAGAATTCCTTTACTACTAGCTTTGGAAGCTTGAAGGATAGAGAAATGATTATTATTGAAATGGTTGATTGCGACGGTATGGTTGGGTGGGGTGAATGTGTTGCCTTCCGAGAACCTTGGTATACGGAGGAAACACTCCAAACTGCTGCACATATTATGAAAGATTTTTTAATCCCCAAACTCATCCAGCAGCCAATCTATCATCCGGATGAACTTCAGCATCTTTTTTCTCCCGTTCGCAAAAATCCAATGGCTAAATCGGCTCTCGAAGGCGCAATTTGGGATTTATATGCGAAGAAAAATAATAAATCCTTATCGAGAGCTTTAGGTGGAACTAAAAATGAGATTGAAACAGGAGTTAGTATTGGACTGCAGACCTCAGATGAACATTTATTTCGCCTGATTGATCATAGCCTTGAGCAGGGATATAAGAGAATTAAGCTTAAAATCAAACCCGGTCAGGACATCTCTCTTATTCGGACAGTTCGTAGGAGATACCCACACTTACCCATTATGGCTGATGCAAATTCAGCCTATTGTTTAGCAGATATGGACCTCCTAAAAGCGCTGGATGAATTTGATTTAATGATGATTGAACAGCCGCTTCGTTTTGACGATTTTTATGAGCATGCCATTCTTCAGCAACATATCACAACACCGGTATGCCTGGATGAAAGCATTCAATCATTCGAGAACGCCAAACAAGCAATTGCTCTGGGTAGCTGCAAAGTGATTAATTTGAAAATTGGACGAGTCGGCGGTTTATCAGAAGCCATTAAAATTCTTCATCTTTGTGAAGCCAATAATATTTCCGTTTGGTGCGGCGGTATGCTTGAATCTGGAATTAGCCGAGCCCATACGATTGCACTGGCTTCCATGCCACAGGTTAATCTGCCTGGTGACATTTCGAGCTCCAGCCATTATTGGGAGCAAGATATCACGTCCCCTAGCGTGATTGTCGAGAACGGTGTCATTCAAGTTCCTGAACAAGCCGGAATGGGTTTTGAAGTTAATCGAAAATGGCTAGCCCATTACTCAACTCACAAAGAGTCCTTCACTTCCAAATAA
- a CDS encoding M20/M25/M40 family metallo-hydrolase — protein sequence MGHWNTKEGILELLYRLVKVPSVTGTRGELRMEDEISAILKEMPYFQNYPDQIYRKEITGDLLNRKAVAAFYQGSKTSKKTIILLSHYDVVGVEDYGRLAPLAFSPLECTSAMAEENLSVDAEQDLKSGEWIFGRGIMDMKAGLAIQMALLSEAAEHGNLKHNLLFLATPDEERYSAGMFAGVELIKGLKDQYQLDLEVAICSEPSFGAYPGDRTKYFYTGSVGKLLPLIFCVGTETHVGEPLEGMNAAWMAGVIAERLELSLAFLEQERGEQNPLPTILKLMDLKEAYNVQTPTAAYVLANILTLKQNPEEVINKLKDIGEESSRYIEGRLSNIYDLLGYGRHGSRKPNLKPSVYTYQELFDKGCREYGHMFMKEINAKIALLEQDAGMNMAKLTAEIADVVAAFFKSEAPFYMIMLAPPYYPHVYLEDDERDQKAKGIVEHCVRIAKEKFNEEIKIMSYFPGLSDVSYCRLRDRDLVMPVLENEMPLYGKGYNLPLSIIGELDIPAVNIGPYGKDAHKRTERLHIPFSTEVVPKLLKQVVYGCQ from the coding sequence ATGGGTCATTGGAATACAAAGGAAGGGATTTTGGAGTTATTATACCGCCTTGTAAAAGTGCCAAGTGTAACGGGAACAAGAGGTGAGCTGCGTATGGAGGACGAAATTTCTGCGATCCTTAAGGAAATGCCTTATTTTCAAAATTACCCCGATCAAATATACAGAAAAGAAATTACAGGAGATCTATTAAATCGAAAAGCAGTTGCTGCGTTTTATCAAGGTAGTAAAACGAGTAAAAAAACAATTATACTTTTAAGCCATTATGATGTAGTTGGGGTTGAAGATTACGGACGCCTTGCACCGCTCGCTTTTTCACCATTGGAATGTACAAGTGCAATGGCAGAGGAAAACCTTTCAGTTGATGCCGAGCAGGATTTGAAGTCTGGAGAGTGGATCTTTGGAAGAGGAATTATGGATATGAAAGCCGGACTTGCTATTCAGATGGCTTTACTATCAGAAGCTGCCGAACATGGCAATTTGAAACATAACTTATTATTTTTAGCTACACCGGATGAAGAGAGATATTCGGCCGGAATGTTTGCGGGAGTTGAGTTGATTAAGGGACTCAAGGACCAATATCAACTGGATTTGGAAGTGGCCATTTGCTCGGAGCCGAGTTTTGGTGCATATCCAGGAGACCGTACAAAATATTTTTATACAGGATCTGTGGGTAAGTTATTGCCCTTAATTTTTTGTGTAGGAACTGAAACACATGTAGGCGAACCGCTTGAGGGCATGAATGCCGCCTGGATGGCAGGTGTGATAGCGGAAAGACTGGAGTTATCCTTAGCCTTTTTAGAACAAGAACGCGGGGAACAGAATCCTCTGCCTACGATCTTAAAATTAATGGATCTAAAAGAAGCATATAATGTCCAAACGCCAACTGCAGCATATGTACTAGCTAATATCCTTACGCTAAAGCAAAATCCGGAAGAAGTCATAAACAAGCTGAAAGATATTGGCGAAGAAAGCAGCAGGTATATAGAAGGACGGTTATCAAATATTTATGATTTACTTGGGTATGGAAGACATGGTTCAAGAAAACCTAACCTTAAGCCCAGTGTATATACTTATCAAGAGTTATTTGATAAAGGCTGTAGAGAATATGGCCATATGTTTATGAAAGAAATAAACGCAAAGATTGCATTGCTCGAACAGGACGCAGGCATGAATATGGCCAAATTAACAGCTGAAATTGCAGATGTAGTGGCAGCGTTTTTCAAATCAGAGGCCCCTTTTTATATGATCATGCTCGCTCCACCTTATTATCCACACGTTTATTTGGAAGATGATGAAAGGGATCAGAAAGCAAAAGGTATAGTAGAGCACTGCGTTAGGATCGCTAAAGAGAAATTTAATGAAGAAATAAAGATCATGTCTTATTTTCCAGGGCTTTCCGATGTAAGCTATTGCCGTTTACGTGATCGTGATTTAGTGATGCCGGTGTTAGAAAATGAAATGCCTCTATACGGGAAGGGGTATAATCTTCCGCTTTCTATTATTGGGGAATTGGATATACCAGCCGTAAATATCGGTCCATATGGTAAGGACGCACACAAACGTACAGAAAGGCTGCATATTCCATTTTCCACTGAGGTTGTTCCCAAATTGCTTAAACAAGTGGTCTATGGCTGCCAATAA
- the pflB gene encoding formate C-acetyltransferase: MAMVMDNVTKKDAWRGFAGGDWQNEVNTRDFIMKNITPYTGNDEFLEGPTEATKELWKQVMELTKQEREAGGVLDLDSKIVSTITSHGPGYLNKELETIVGFQTDKPFKRSLQPFGGIRMAVAAAESYGFTVDEEVQKIFTDYRKTHNQGVFDAYTDEMKLARKAGIITGLPDAYGRGRIIGDYRRVALYGVDFLIAERKKDLKNYGLRTMSEEVIRQREELSEQIRALGELKQLAEIYGYDISKPATNAKEAVQWLYFAYLAAIKEQNGAAMSLGRTSSFLDIYIERDLREGTLTEQEAQEIIDHFVMKLRLVKFARTPDYNQLFSGDPTWVTESIGGMALDGRTLVTKNSFRFLHTLTNLGPAPEPNLTVLWSTKFPEGFKRFCAKMSIQTSAIQYENDDIMIREYGDDYGIACCVSAMRIGKQMQFFGARANLAKALLYAINGGVDEKLKIQVGPNFKAITSDVLDYDEVMANFDSTMEWLAELYINTLNVIHYMHDKYSYERIEMALHDVEILRTMAAGIAGLSVVADALSAIKYAQVKPIRDENGVAVDFEIIGDFPKYGNNDDRVDSMAVELVRNFMTKLKKHKTYRSSVHTQSILTITSNVVYGKKTGNTPDGRRAGEPFAPGANPMHGRDTKGALASLSSVSKLPYDCSLDGISNTFSMVPKALGREEEQREANLAAILDGYASKEGHHLNINVFNRDTLLAAMEHPEEYPQLTIRVSGYAVNFIKLTREQQIDVINRTFHETM, encoded by the coding sequence ATGGCAATGGTTATGGATAATGTAACTAAAAAAGATGCATGGAGAGGCTTTGCTGGCGGAGATTGGCAGAATGAAGTTAACACACGTGACTTCATTATGAAAAACATCACTCCATACACAGGAAACGATGAATTCTTAGAAGGCCCAACAGAAGCTACAAAAGAATTATGGAAGCAAGTAATGGAACTTACTAAACAAGAACGTGAAGCAGGCGGCGTCCTTGATCTTGATTCTAAAATTGTTTCTACTATTACATCACATGGTCCTGGATATTTAAATAAAGAACTTGAAACAATTGTTGGTTTCCAAACAGATAAACCATTCAAACGTTCTCTTCAACCATTCGGTGGTATCCGTATGGCGGTAGCTGCAGCTGAATCTTACGGATTCACAGTAGATGAAGAAGTGCAAAAAATCTTCACTGATTACCGCAAAACACATAACCAAGGTGTATTCGATGCTTATACGGATGAAATGAAGCTTGCTCGTAAGGCTGGTATCATCACTGGTCTTCCAGATGCATACGGACGCGGACGCATCATCGGTGACTACCGTCGTGTAGCATTATACGGTGTAGACTTCTTGATCGCTGAACGTAAGAAAGATTTGAAAAACTACGGATTAAGAACAATGTCCGAAGAAGTTATTCGTCAACGTGAAGAATTAAGCGAGCAAATCCGTGCTTTAGGTGAATTAAAACAATTAGCTGAGATTTATGGTTATGATATCTCTAAACCAGCTACAAATGCAAAAGAAGCAGTACAATGGTTATACTTTGCTTACCTTGCTGCAATTAAAGAACAAAACGGTGCAGCGATGTCACTAGGACGTACATCTTCCTTCCTTGATATTTATATCGAACGTGACCTTCGTGAAGGCACATTAACTGAACAAGAAGCACAAGAGATCATCGATCACTTTGTTATGAAGCTTCGTCTTGTAAAATTTGCTCGTACACCTGATTACAACCAATTGTTCAGTGGAGACCCTACTTGGGTAACAGAATCAATCGGTGGTATGGCATTAGACGGAAGAACACTTGTAACGAAAAACTCTTTCCGTTTCTTGCATACATTAACAAACCTTGGACCAGCTCCAGAACCAAACTTGACTGTATTATGGTCTACGAAGTTCCCAGAAGGGTTCAAACGTTTCTGTGCAAAAATGTCTATCCAAACAAGTGCGATTCAGTACGAAAACGATGACATCATGATCAGAGAATACGGCGATGACTACGGTATTGCTTGCTGTGTATCCGCAATGCGTATCGGTAAACAAATGCAATTCTTCGGAGCACGTGCAAACCTTGCAAAAGCATTGCTTTATGCAATCAACGGTGGGGTGGATGAAAAACTTAAAATTCAAGTTGGACCGAACTTCAAAGCAATTACTTCTGACGTGTTAGATTATGATGAAGTTATGGCTAACTTCGATAGCACAATGGAATGGCTTGCAGAGCTATACATCAATACATTGAATGTAATCCACTACATGCACGACAAGTATAGCTATGAGCGTATTGAAATGGCATTACATGATGTTGAAATCCTTCGCACAATGGCAGCGGGAATTGCTGGATTGTCTGTAGTAGCCGACGCATTAAGTGCGATTAAATATGCACAAGTTAAACCAATCCGTGATGAAAATGGTGTAGCAGTTGACTTTGAAATCATCGGTGATTTCCCTAAATACGGAAACAATGATGATCGCGTAGATAGCATGGCTGTTGAGCTTGTTCGTAACTTTATGACTAAATTGAAAAAGCATAAAACATACCGTAGCTCTGTGCACACACAATCCATTCTTACAATTACTTCTAACGTAGTATATGGTAAGAAAACTGGTAACACTCCAGATGGACGTCGCGCTGGCGAACCATTCGCACCAGGTGCGAACCCAATGCACGGACGTGATACAAAAGGTGCTCTAGCTTCTCTATCTTCTGTATCTAAGCTTCCATACGATTGCTCTTTAGACGGTATTTCTAACACATTCTCTATGGTGCCAAAAGCACTTGGACGTGAAGAAGAGCAACGTGAAGCGAACCTTGCTGCAATCTTGGATGGTTATGCTTCCAAGGAAGGTCACCACTTGAATATCAACGTATTCAATCGTGACACATTGCTAGCTGCTATGGAACATCCAGAAGAGTATCCACAATTAACAATCCGTGTATCTGGATACGCTGTTAACTTCATCAAGTTGACTCGTGAGCAACAAATTGACGTTATCAATCGTACGTTCCACGAAACTATGTAA